In Silene latifolia isolate original U9 population chromosome 3, ASM4854445v1, whole genome shotgun sequence, a single window of DNA contains:
- the LOC141647737 gene encoding uncharacterized protein LOC141647737: protein MAVDETRLCRPAVVKTTLVLIALCIAGYIVGPPLYWHIKEGSSSTSPSSSSSSISLTSSSLLSTTTSSNCAPCTCNCDSQPILTIPQELSNISFTDCAKHDPAVSGDTEKNFVELLSEELKLREASAAEDRRRADMALLEAKKVTSQYQKEADKCNSGMETCEEAREKAEAALVAQKKLTALWEQRARHKGWKDGQTKARTHSQGSVESE from the exons ATGGCGGTGGACGAGACACGGTTATGTCGTCCAGCAGTGGTGAAGACAACACTAGTTTTAATCGCCCTTTGTATAGCGGGATACATAGTGGGTCCTCCTCTTTACTGGCACATCAAAGAAGGCTCTTCCTCTacttctccttcttcttcttcttcatctattTCTCTTACTTCTTCTTCTTTATTATCAACAACTACTTCATCTAATTGCGCTCCTTGTACTTGTAATTGCGATTCTCAACCTATTCTCACCATTCCTCAAG AGCTGAGCAATATCTCTTTTACAG ATTGTGCAAAGCATGATCCAGCAGTAAGCGGAGATACAGAGAAGAACTTTGTCGAGTTACTATCCGAGGAATTAAAATTACGGGAAGCTTCAGCAGCGGAGGATCGAAGACGTGCAGATATGGCATTGCTGGAGGCTAAGAAGGTTACTTCCCAGTATCAGAAAGAGGCTGATAAATGCAACTCAGGAATGGAAACCTGTGAAGAAGCAAGGGAGAAGGCAGAAGCAGCTTTAGTGGCACAAAAGAAACTCACTGCTTTATGGGAACAACGTGCTCGTCACAAAGGATGGAAGGATGGTCAAACCAAGGCTCGAACTCACTCTCAGGGAAGTGTCGAATCTGAGTAG